Part of the Quercus lobata isolate SW786 chromosome 6, ValleyOak3.0 Primary Assembly, whole genome shotgun sequence genome, GGCCCAGGAAAAGAGCGCTTATACAACTTTTAGTCCTCGGACACccaaaaccgaggagccttTATTAAGGTACAATACTATGAAGTCCATCCAACTAGGTCACATCCTAATTTGATGGATATTGACCACCTCATTCTTCATCTCAGTAGGCTTACACAAATCTTCAATAAGGATAACTCGAGGCAGGCTTTGTGCCGAGGAGGTTGCAAGCGTGGCCAGAGAATCAGCATGGGTGTTTCCACTTTTAGGAATGTACTGTAAATTGAAAGACTCAAACCCTGACTGTAAATACCTAACCTGACTTAAGCACTCTTTCATTCTCACGTCCTTGGCCTCTAACTTTCCCTGAACTTGGCCTATAACCAGTCTTGAATTTGAGAATATCTCCATTGCATTTCCACCTATTTTCTGAACCATGGTCATTCCTACCAATAGAGCTTCATACTCAGTTTCATTGTTTGTGGTCGAGAAGTCTAATTTCAAGGATTTCTCAATTATGATCCTCTCAGGAGATATCAGAACTAGCCCCACCCTAGATCCTCTGTGATTCGCTGCACCATCAACGTATACCCTCCAGGACAAAGGTTCTTGTAAGGAGATTAacccaaccgattttccatccatgtcctACTTCTGCATTCTCTCTTCTAATGGGAATTCAGCAAACCCGGCCACCAAATTAGCAAGGATTTGACCCTTgacagaggtgcgaggcatgtacttgatatcaaaagctcTTAGAATCGTACCCCACTTGGCAATCCTCCCTATATAATCAGGACTTCGGAGTAGAGATCTGAGTGGAAGTTGGGTTAGGACAACAACTGTGTGTGATTGAAAGTAGTGGGGGAGCTTACGTGTAGCATGCACCACTGCCAAAATGGCCTTCTCCAGTGGTAGTTAATggacctcggcctcatgtaatgacTTACTCACATAGTAAACTAGTCTCTATACATCACTATCAACCCGCACCTGGACCAAGCTCACCGCATGGGAGGCCACTacaatataagcaaacaaaacctcatccACCTCGGGTCTGGACATAATAGGTGGCCGAGAAAGATATTCCTTCCACTGCTGGAAGGCCAAGACACATTTTTTGGTCCATTCAAATTCCTCCACTTATTTAACAACTGAAAGAAAGGCCTACATCTGTCTGCTAATCAAGAGATGAATCAGTTTAAAGCAGCAGTCATTCCTGTTaacttctggacctctttggggtTTCGAGGTAGCTGTAAATTGTTAATTGCTCTAATTTGGTCAGGATTGACTTCAATTCCATGGTGAGTAACCATGTATCCCAAGAACTTCCCTAATCCGACACCAAAAAAGCATTTAGAAGCATTAAGTTGCAACTTGTACCTCCTCAAGATCTCAAAGATATTCTCAAGTTCGTTAACATGCTCGGATTCTGACTTACTCTTGACCACCATGTCGTCTGTATAAATCTCGATGTTTTTTCCTAGTTGTGGCTTgaacatcctagtcatcatctTTTGGTAGATAGCCCCtgcattttttaaaccaaaagaCATCACTTTGCAGTGGTAATTTCCAATGGGCTAACAAAAGCTATCTTCGTTTGATCACTCAAGGCCAgtggtatttggtgatacccctagaaggcatccaaaaagctAATCCGAGGATGGCTTACAGTTGCGTCCACTAGCCGATCAATCCGAGGCATAGGGAAGGGGTTCTTTGGACATGCCTTATTCAAGTTTGTGAAATCCACACATACTTGCCACTTTCCACTTTTCTTATTTACTACTACTATACTGGCCAACCATTCAAAGTAGAACACTTCCTTAATAACCCCAGCCTGCTTAAGCTTGTTTACCTCCCCCTTGACATCATCGAAATGTTCTTTAGATGAACGccgaggtggttgcttcttAGGGAGGACAGCTGGGTTGACATTCAAATGCTGGAAAATGAAGTCTGGATCCACCCTAGGAGTTTCATAAGcattccatgcaaacacatcaacgTTCTCTCTAAGAAACGCTATCAACTTTTCCTTATCCCGAAGAGGCAGCTGAGTTtcgacctgaaagaacttctctggATCATcatttataataatttcttcCAGCTTCTCACACTTTTCCCCTTCCGACACTGCATCCATAGATAGGATCGGAATCCTTGATTGCTATGAGCTCCCCTCAGCAGAGGCCAAAGACTCAACTTCAGGCTAGTGCATAATTACAGCCATCAAGCACTGCCTAGCCATGGATTGACTCCCAACAAGCTCTTCAACCTGGTCCCCGGATGGATATTTTACCCCTCAAATGCAAGGTGGAAGAAACAGCCCCCAAGGCATGGAGCCAAGGTCTTGCCACAATGGCCGTGTAGGGAAAATAAGCATCcaccacaatgaagtccacctccactacCTCTGAACCTATTTATACGGGTAGTCTAATCTGACCCTTTGTAACGACAACTTTTCCATCAAAGCTTACCAAAGGTGAATCATAGGCTGTCAAATTCTcaggcttcaggttcagcccttTGTATAGAGCAAGGTACATAATCTCTGTACCACTGCCCTAGTCTACCAAcactctcttcacatcataccctcTTATCCTAAGCGTGACCATTAAAGTATCATCGTGTGGCTATATGGTTCCAACCTTGTCCTCATCCGAAAAGCTCAATGCCGATCGGACCTCCACTCTAGCCCTCTTCAACTCAGGATTAGAGTTCTCGGTGGGTGGCCGAGTTACAGACATCATCCTGGAGGATTGCGAGCCAGTTCTCCTAGGAGCAATaaagatgacattaattgtaCCCAAAGAGGGCCTTGAAGAAGTGTTCCCTTGGACCCTTGACCCTGCTTTGTCTTCATGCCCATTGGGCTGATACAAAAATTGTTGTAACCTTCCATCTCTGACCAGTTGCTCCAGATGGTTCCACAGAGTTCTACAGTCATCGATGGTATGCCCTCATTGTTGGTGATATTAGCAATGAAGACTTTGGTTGTGCCTCATGAGGTCTCCTCCCATCTTTTTTGGCCATTTGAAATATGGCTcgttcttgatcttctccaaaACTTGATACACTAGCTCTCGGAACACCATGTTAACCACATTAGGAGCCGTAGACCCAGATTGCCCAACAAAATCCCTTCGAGGCCTACTATTATTGTATCTATCCGACCTAAAATCCCTTTTGTCTTGAGGGATAACTTTAGCCGTTCCCTTCCCTTGCTGCTGGTCTTTCTCAACCCGCTTGTATTCGTCAATACGATCCATAAGCTGATGCACACTCCTTACCAGCTTCTTGGTCAAGGACTTTCTCAAATCATGCTTGGTAGGCAAGCCAACCTTAAAAGTCCTTATAGCCACATCGTCAAAGTCCCCATCGATCTCattaaacatctcccagtatTTGTCCGAGTACGTTTTCAGTGTCTTcccttctcgcatggacatGGACAATAGGGAATCAAAGGGCCAAGGAACCCTACTGCATGTGATAAAACGAGATCCAAATGTCCAGGTGAGCTCTTTAAAGGAATCAATGGAATCTGCCCCTAGgccatcaaaccacctcatcaCCACAGGTCCCAAACTAGATGGGAATAATTTACACATTAAAGTCTCATTTTTGGAGTGCACAGCTATTCTCTGATTGAAGTAGCTtacatgctccacagggtctgtTTGATCGTTATACATGGTGATCGTGGGCTGAgtgaaccgccgaggaagtcTCCCTCCCTCAATTCTGGGCGTGAAAGGTGATCTAGAAATTTGGTTGAGCGCTCTGCTCATTACATCATTTCCCAAGCCCTTGGAAGATGAATTTCTATTTCTGTGCTCATGATGGTAGTCCTCATCATACGAAAAAGACTCACTAGGAGGAGTCCTTGATCTACGTCTATAACTACTAGCCTTCGCCGCTTATGGCACAACTTCCTCTTTAAATGATCAATCTCCCGTTGCATGTTCTTGGCATTTTCTTCATGAGAGAGGTGGCTCCCGCTTCGAAACTGGCTCCTGCTAGTATGGGTGGTATACACACTAAACTCCCGGTCCCTTCTGCATTCAAGATTAACAAAATGATCTTGACGTTGGGACCCAATAGATTCCTCCAGATTCAGACCTAAACCTACCATAGTTGGACGTTAAACTcactacaacaccaaaattttCCTCaaacgacgccaattgtaaggatgCAATTTGGGTCCCtagcccaaaaaataaatgaacttagacccaaaaagcccaatacaatgaatttgtagaaagtgggttagaaaactaggttttaatgAATCAGACAACAAGTAAAGTGGATTCAGATggcaagaaaatgaagatagactagtttattctaaataaaatcgtcctcggcacaatccgaggagaccacttcttatatatttctctcaaatttgattacaagttcaatttttgattgctacagtgtttttttcttaatttcttgatCCCCCTCTCTCATTGCCTTCttcctattttatactatcttttttccttcatctctgccctccacgtgtaggttagattgtTGGTGTTGATCCCTGTCACATCAATACCTTCATGAAGTCTCTGgagagtagctgtaaggctgaaaactattgtttaggCATCACTTTCGCATCAATGCGGttagagagttagctgcagagtattcaatgcgGTGGTTGCAGCTTTCCCTTAAATATTTCCTAGCTCCCACCCCTTCTATACATTCATAATCCATGTCCTTATAAATAGAACCTCCTGGAACATCACCCTGGATGATAGGACACACATTTTGATCTTTGTTTCGCCTAACtgaggagatattcctcctcggcCCACCTCTCCCAGCCTTTACAGTCATAACTTGCTCATGAAGTTCAAAGTCTTACGTCTTCCTTACTATTGATCTATTCTCAAACCACTGAGCCTCCTCAGACAAGGCCCAAGACTTAATATATATTTGGGCCTGCACCCCTTAAGTACCATTAAtcgtttttttgtttttttcctcatcACATGCCACAATGAATTTTCCATATCTGGACAGAGGataattgaaaacttatttttcctATAATTAAGTACATAAAGGAGAATAATTTAAAGTTGAGATTATCTGATATGCAACCGcacttgtgagttgtgaccGAAAGGGAATGTTATCTCCCTATTCTTTAAGGAAAAATATCTAGCTtccaataatttctttttcctggCCCAAGAACCTGTAATGCGTGAGTGAAGCTTTCTTTTTATCACATCtcttaattgtttaaccaaatGACTTATTAGTTGTGGATTAACTCTCTCCTCGACTTCATTTGCTTTTGATTAATACTAGTTATATACATgagtataattaaaaataatcataattataCGGTTGAAATTATACATGTATTAACTTAcacatttttaaaaccatacatttctaaaatatgtaatagtttttcattatatatatatatatattatttataatttaattagatttagaCTTTTCGGTTTTTGCATCTAATAATTCACCCAccatagaatttaaaaaattagatagatatgtggtgcaaaattgaactccaattaaaattcaatttagaatctaattgaatttggactcttcaatttttactcTCAATAATTTActtagcacaaaaattaaaaattatatggaaTACGTgacgcaaaattgagaatttaattgaaatctaattagattttctcttaaatctaaaaattacacATTATTATTTCTTCCCTCTAACCAACTATGTTGGctatgtataataaaaattatgatatattcacaacattttcacaacaaattttagccGATAGGTTGTTGCTGTTACTaatgggcaaaaaagtaatttcagtggaggattcaaattaaaactagtaacaatttacaacttaagatttgttgtgaaaatgttgtgaaagtataaactttttttttttttgaaggtttgCTGATCTTTTACAAAGCATTATTTTCTACTTTCGCACAAGCTCTatattttgctttaaaaaattccattagatactcttttttttttttttttttagaactacTATACAtccaatagttttttttttttttttttttttaaggggaaTATCCAATAGTTAACTTTATTATACTTTTACATACcctttttattgtaatttttttcccctttttaatCACATTAAATAGTAGTAACAAAGACATACAATATCACATGAGTAATAAGtcatctttgtttttttggtggATGTTAGTCCGTGACAGAGTCTTATAATGTTTGTATTAAACAGGACGGTGAAGTCCACCATGTCGTCTTctaatcactattttttttcttttttcaatttgaattttgttgtaACTTTCGGAAAACAGTAATAAGGTCACAAATGATGTTAACTTTGTCAATGGTAACACGTCTCATTGAGCGACTTTTACAgttttgtgtgtatgtatatattattttatgtatggGATAGGATattaacctttttctttttttctttttcttttttttcttcaaaaaaaaaaaaaacttatttcttttttactttttttaatttcaaaattatatgtTCACTTTAGACAGATAGTAACAATGTCACTGTCGACACATTATTTTATACTGACCATTATTAAGAGTTCCCTATATATCCAAGCAACAACCCTAGTCAGTAGTCAGTAGTCACCATCAATAAAGGATGGCTACACCTTTCGTTAAAAACTCAAGGGTCTCTACTTGAAGTGACTTACGCCCCTCCATGCAAACATACCTATATGCTGCTGTATCTAAACATCTATATATAGAGCACTTAATAGCTAGGCAAACTTTTGGCACATGATATAGGGGGTGTTTATACTTGAGCAGGTTATCAGGGAACCAAAAGCCTCTTGGGAAATAAACATTGTTTGGTGCTAGTCTACATCACACAAAGGCTATGGCATTACTTTCTGGTATATACATGCTCAATTCTTTTATTCTTGTAATCTAAAATAACCCTATTAAGTTCTTGCAGATGAAGATGGCGATAATACTAGATAGGATGAATGCCTCTTAGTAGTAAGTGAGTTAGATATCTCAATTAAGTACTACGTGAGTTAGACATCTCAATTAAGTATCCTCATCATGCCATTAAGAGCCTAGCTAAGCACTCTTTCCCTCAAGAGAATATGAGTATGTCAATGAAGATCTGGTACCGGATTGATGAATGCCAagatataagaaatttaaattatacaaaaattaataaaaagaaaacttagatatattaacatcacaagaaaaaaaaattcaaatacatgaaattttacaatttctatttactaaaaaatgaaaaggcaaaacAAGAATGATAAGagacaaaatgaaaatttagaatattaagataaaagtgataaaatgaaagaaagtctaaaatgatgaaagaaaagagaaaagtggagagagagagagagagatgatacCTACCGCGATTTTGAGTCGAATGCCACAATAtctcttggttttgtttaggaaaaatgaaattaaagataTTTTATGGAATGAGTTGAATGAATTGCGAATTTAAatgaatagatttttttttttttaatggacttttttgttgaataatttttttcatttgctgTCGTTTGGactattttttgttgttatttgagctattttttattgttgttgtttggacttttatttatatttatatttttgtttagggGGTTAAGAATTACATTTGAGGACCAAGATTTTTTTGAGCAATGTTACgttattttaattacaatttcacaataaatcataagtaACAAGCTGTTATATATTAGTAGGTAAAAAATGTAATGTTAATAGTGATATTAGTTTacaatcaataataacttactacctataatttgttgtgaaaatattatgaatgtagcatttttttttttttgtgaaccCGAATTTTTATGATTCTCAAGTCagcctatttattttttattttttagggtaGACAAAACATGTTAGCTtagtgtatatataaatatatatatatatatataaataaatttcaagtaaaattttgttttttctaagtCAGTCTGAGTATAATGTGGAACCACCATTGAAGGTATCGTGATATGTAAAGA contains:
- the LOC115949965 gene encoding uncharacterized protein LOC115949965; amino-acid sequence: MYNDQTDPVEHVSYFNQRIAVHSKNETLMCKLFPSSLGPVVMRWFDGLGADSIDSFKELTWTFGSRFITCSRVPWPFDSLLSMSMREGKTLKTYSDKYWEMFNEIDGDFDDVAIRTFKVGLPTKHDLRKSLTKKLVRSVHQLMDRIDEYKRVEKDQQQGKGTAKVIPQDKRDFRSDRYNNSRPRRDFVGQSGSTAPNVVNMVFRELVYQVLEKIKNEPYFKWPKKMGGDLMRDGRLQQFLYQPNGHEDKAGSRVQGNTSSRPSLGTINVIFIAPRRTGSQSSRMMSVTRPPTENSNPELKRARVEVRSALSFSDEDKVGTI